The window GCCGCGATTCCGGGGCCGTTCGGCTCCGGGAAGACGGTCACCCAGCACCAGCTCGCGAAGTGGGCCGACGCGGACATCGTCGTCTACGTTGGCTGTGGTGAGCGCGGCAACGAGATGACGGAGGTCATCGAGGACTTCCCCGAGCTGGAGGACCCCATCACGGGCAACCCGCTCATGTCCCGGACCTGCCTCATCGCGAACACGTCGAACATGCCCGTCGCGGCGCGGGAATCCTGCGTGTACACGGGTATCACCATCGCGGAGTACTACCGCGACATGGGGTACGACGTGGCGCTGATGGCCGACTCCACCTCGCGGTGGGCCGAGGCCATGCGCGAGATCTCCTCCCGGCTGGAGGAGATGCCCGGCGAGGAGGGCTACCCGGCGTACCTGGCCGCGCGCCTCAGCGAGTTCTACGAGCGCGCCGGCAAGTTCCAGAACCTGAACGAGACGGAGGGTTCCATCTCGGTCATCGGCGCGGTCTCGCCGCCGGGCGGCGACTTCTCCGAGCCGGTTACCCAGAACACCCTGCGTATCGTGAAGACGTTCTGGGCGCTGGACGCCGACCTCGCGGAGCGTCGGCACTTCCCCTCCATCAACTGGAACGAGTCCTACTCGCTGTACCAGGACCAGCTCGACCCCTGGTTCACGGACAACGTCGACGAGGACTGGCCTGACCGGCGACAGTGGGCCGTCGACACGCTCGACGAGGAGGACGAACTGCAGGAGATCGTCCAGCTCGTCGGGAAGGACGCGCTGCCGGAGGACCAGCAGCTGACGCTGGAGGTCGCACGCTACCTGCGTGAGGCCTACCTCCAGCAGAACGCCTTCCACGACGTCGACACCTACTGCGAACCGGAGAAGACGTTCCGGATGCTCGGTGCCATCAAGACGTTCAACGACGAGGCGTTCAAGGCGCTCGACGCCGGCGTCCCGGTCGAGGAGATCATCGATATCGACGCGGCCCCGCGGCTCAACCGGATGGGCGTCGCCGAGGACTACCACGACTTCATCGACGAGGTCGAGGAACAGATCGAGAGCGAACTGCAGGAGAAGTACTGACGATGCAGAAAGAGTACCAGACCATCACGGAGATCAGCGGCCCGCTGGTGTTCGCCGAGGTCGACGAGCCCGTCGGTTACGACGAGATCGTCGAGATCGAGACACCGAACGGCGAGGTCCGGCGCGGACAGGTGCTGGAGTCGACGAGCGAGTTCGTCGCCATCCAGGTGTTCGAGGGGACCTCAGGTATCGACAAGAACTCCTCGGTGCGGTTCCTGGGCGAGACCCTGAAGATGCCGCTCACGGAGGACCTGCTCGGCCGTGTGCTGAGTGGCTCCGGTGAGCCCATCGACGACGGCCCGGCCATCGAACCCGAGGAGCGCCGGGAGATCGTCGGTGCAGCCATCAACCCGACCGCCCGGGAGTACCCAGAGGAGTTCATCCAGACCGGCGTCTCCGCCATCGACGGCATGAACACCCTCGTTCGTGGACAGAAGCTCCCCATCTTCTCGGCATCGGGGCTGCCCCACAACGACCTCGCACTGCAGGTCGCCCGCCAGGCGACCGTCCCGGAGGACGTCGAGGAGGGTGACGACTCGGAGTTCGCCGTCATCTTCGGCGCGATGGGTATCACCCAGGAGGAGGCCAACGAGTTCATGGACGACTTCGAGCGCACCGGTGCGCTGGAGCGGTCGGTCGTCTTCATGAACCTCGCGGACGACCCCGCCGTCGAGCGGACGGTCACGCCGCGGCTGGCCCTCACGACGGCCGAGTACCTCGCCTTCGAGAAGGGGTATCACGTGCTCGTCATCCTGACGGACATGACCAACTACTGTGAGGCGCTGCGCGAGATTGGCGCCGCCCGTGAGGAGGTGCCCGGTCGCCGTGGCTACCCCGGCTACATGTACACCGACCTCGCGACGCTGTACGAGCGCGCCGGCCGCCTCGAGGGTGTCGAGGGCTCTGTCACGCAGATTCCCATCCTCACGATGCCCGGCGACGACGACACCCACCCCATCCCGGACCTGACCGGCTACATCACCGAGGGGCAGATCTACGTCGACCGTGACCTCCACAGTCAGGGTATCCAGCCCCCGATCGACGTGCTGCCCAGCCTCTCGCGACTGATGGACGACGGTATCGGCGAGGGCCTCACCCGTGAGGACCACGCCGACGTCTCCGACCAGATGTACGCCGCGTACGCCGAGGGTGAGGACCTGCGCGACCTCGTCAACATCGTCGGCCGCGAGGCCCTCTCCGAGCGGGACAACCTCTATCTGGACTTCGCGGACCGCTTCGAGGAGGAGTTCGTCCAGCAGGGCTTCCGTACGAATCGGGACATCGACGAGACGCTCGACCTGGGCTGGGAACTGCTCTCGATGTTCCCCAAGCCCGAACTCAACCGCATCGACGAGGAACTCATCGAGGAGTACTACCACGAAGACGTCGAGGCCGAGGACGCCGAAGAGGTCGCGGCCGACTGACGCCGGTCTCACCGTTCTCCATCACCTTCTCCCTGTGCCGGCGCGGGCCGAATCCGGATGTGTCCGAGCGTTCAGCCAGCGACAGGTTTCTTCTACCCGGCCATCGTGTGTCGTGAGTACATGACCGCGACGGGACGGGCGACGACGGGATGGGACGGGATGGGGTGGCTATCATGACCGAGGAACCGCCGGACCGGGAGGTGCTCTTGGGGGCGGACAACAGCTGGCTCCGGATGGGCGACCGGACGAACCTGATGACCATCACGGGGATGCTCCACTTCGACGACCCCGTCTCCTACGGGGCGGTCCGACAGCAGCTGAAGGAGCGACTCCTCCCGTTCAAGCGGTTCCGTCAGCGGGTCGTCAACGAGCACACGCCCTTCCGGCGGCCGACGTGGGAGGTCGACGAGCAGTTCGATATCGACTGTCACCTCCATCACGTCGCGCTGCCCGAGCCACAGGGCAAGGCCGAGTTCCAGTCGTTCGTGGGGGACCTGCTGAGCCAGCCAGTCGACCACGACAAGCCGCTGTGGCAGGGCTACCTTGTCGAGGGAGCCGGCGACGGCAACGCGCTGGTGATGCGTATCCACCACGCGCTGGGCGACGGCTTCGCAATGATGTACGTCCTGCTCGGGCTGGCGGACGACCCGAGCGAGATCAACCTCCCCATCCGGGGCGTCCCGTCCCCCCCGGACCACGCTGCCGACGAGGACGCCACGTCGCCGGGTAGCCCCTCGGCCTCGCCCTCGGCTACGGACGCCGACGCGGACGACGGACCGGGCGTGCTGGCGTCGCTCTCGAAGGCGCCGAGCCTCCTCGTTCGGGGCGCGCGCGCCACGAAGATCGGCACGGAGTCGATGTTCCTCCCGAAGGAGTCCGAGACCGCGGTGACGGGCGAACTTGGTCTGAAGAAACGGGCCGCCTGGACCGCGCCGATCGATGTCGACCGGGCCAAACGCGTGGGCCGGGCGTTCGACGGTACCATCAACGACGTCCTGCTCGCGACGACGACCGGGGCGCTTCGGCGCTACATGGAGGCACACGACGGGCACGTCGACCCGGACGCCGAGCACCGGACGGCCATCCCGGTCAACCTGAAGCCGCTCGACCGGCGTGACGAACAGCTCGGCAACGCCTTCGGGCTGGGCTTCCTCCAGCTCCCGGTCGGTATCGACAGCGTGCAGGGCCGTATCGATGCCATCGGCGAGCGGACGGGGGCGCTCCGGCAGGGGACGCAGGCGTGGCTGATGTTGACGCTGCTGCGGACGGTGGGGAACCTGCCGATGCCGTTCCAGGACCTGGCGATGTGGCGGTTCCAGAACCGGGCGTCGTCGGTCATCACGAACGTGCCCGGCCCGACCGACACGTTCCACTTCGCCGGGGCCGAGGTGAGCGACATGATGTTCTGGGTACCGACCTCGCAGGGTGTCGGACTCGGCATCAGTATCTACAGCTACGACGGCGACGTCCGGGTCGGTATCGCCTCGGACGCCGGGCTCGTCGACGACCCGACGGAGTTGACCGAGGCCTTCACCGACGAGTTCGAGGCCATCGCCCAGCAGGTCGATATCGAACCGATTCCTGCGGACGACTGAACGGGCCGTCACCCGCACCATAGCCTTGATATCATCCGGTCCGATATCGCAGGTAGTCTCGAATGCGTGAACTCTCCGACCTCGCCGGCGTTCCGCCCGCGGTCTCCGGAGCGTCGGCAGTGCTGGTTCGCGCACCGGGCCTCCACGACGACCGGGAGAACGCGTGCGCGACGCTCTCGCTGGCGGGGGGCCCGACCGGTGTCGTCGCCGTCACCTACCGGGGGACGGCCGCCGAGTGGCTCGAACGGCTGCGGGGCCACCGTAACTCCCCGGAGGCGGTCCAGGTTGTGACCGTCGGGGACGCCCTCGGCACACCCGAGTCGTCCGGCGCGTCCGGAGCGGTCGTCCGCCGGGTCGAGAACCCGGACGACCTCACGGGGCTGGAGATCACCGTGGGAGAGGCCATCGCGGCGCTTCCGGACAGGCCGTCGACGCTCTGTTTCGACTCGCTGACGGCGTTGTTACAGTACGCGGAGGTCGAGGAAGCGTACCGGTTACTCCACCCACTCGTCGAGCGGCTCCACGCCGCGGGCGCCGTGGGGCACTTCCACGTCGACCCGGTCGCGCTGGAGGATCAGGACCTCACCGCGCTGACCGGCCTCTTCGACGCCGTCGTCGAACTCGGTGACGGTATCGTCGAGGTCCGAACGTCCACCGGTGTCGGCCCCGACGATGGGGTTGGGGACGGCGGTGACGACGGCTGAGGCGCGCGCCACCCTTCGTAAAGCGTTAAGCCGCTTCGCCCGGAACGACCCGATAATGGCCAAGGACGTCAAGCCGACGCGGAAGAACCTCATGGCTATCGAGGAGCGCATCGAGCTCTCCGAGCGGGGCCACGACACCCTCGAGAAGAAGCGTGACGGCCTCATCATGGAGTTCATGGACATCCTCGACCAGGCCCAGGACGTCCGCGAGCAGATGGACGACCGCTACGAGCGGGCTCAGCGTGCCATCAACATGGCGCGCGCGATGGAGGGTGATGTCTCCGTGCGCGGTGCCGCGGCCGCGCTCAAGGAGCACCCAGAGATCACGACCCAGTCGAAGAACATCATGGGCGTGGTCGTCCCCCAGATCGAGTCCTCGAAGGTC of the Haloglomus salinum genome contains:
- a CDS encoding ATP synthase subunit A; its protein translation is MSQATDTTPDTDGVIDSVSGPVVVATDLDARMNDVVYVGDEGLMGEVIEIEGNRTTIQVYEETSAVAPGEPVENTGEPLTVDLGPGMLDSIYDGVQRPLDVLEEQMGAFLDRGVDAPGIDLEAEWTFEPTVEVGDEVEPGDILGTVQETVQIEHKVLVPPERGDEDNSGEVVEVNGGEHTVEETVVELDTGAEISMHQEWPVREPRPSAKKETPTTPLVSGQRILDGLFPIAKGGTAAIPGPFGSGKTVTQHQLAKWADADIVVYVGCGERGNEMTEVIEDFPELEDPITGNPLMSRTCLIANTSNMPVAARESCVYTGITIAEYYRDMGYDVALMADSTSRWAEAMREISSRLEEMPGEEGYPAYLAARLSEFYERAGKFQNLNETEGSISVIGAVSPPGGDFSEPVTQNTLRIVKTFWALDADLAERRHFPSINWNESYSLYQDQLDPWFTDNVDEDWPDRRQWAVDTLDEEDELQEIVQLVGKDALPEDQQLTLEVARYLREAYLQQNAFHDVDTYCEPEKTFRMLGAIKTFNDEAFKALDAGVPVEEIIDIDAAPRLNRMGVAEDYHDFIDEVEEQIESELQEKY
- a CDS encoding ATP synthase subunit B, producing MQKEYQTITEISGPLVFAEVDEPVGYDEIVEIETPNGEVRRGQVLESTSEFVAIQVFEGTSGIDKNSSVRFLGETLKMPLTEDLLGRVLSGSGEPIDDGPAIEPEERREIVGAAINPTAREYPEEFIQTGVSAIDGMNTLVRGQKLPIFSASGLPHNDLALQVARQATVPEDVEEGDDSEFAVIFGAMGITQEEANEFMDDFERTGALERSVVFMNLADDPAVERTVTPRLALTTAEYLAFEKGYHVLVILTDMTNYCEALREIGAAREEVPGRRGYPGYMYTDLATLYERAGRLEGVEGSVTQIPILTMPGDDDTHPIPDLTGYITEGQIYVDRDLHSQGIQPPIDVLPSLSRLMDDGIGEGLTREDHADVSDQMYAAYAEGEDLRDLVNIVGREALSERDNLYLDFADRFEEEFVQQGFRTNRDIDETLDLGWELLSMFPKPELNRIDEELIEEYYHEDVEAEDAEEVAAD
- a CDS encoding wax ester/triacylglycerol synthase family O-acyltransferase, producing MTEEPPDREVLLGADNSWLRMGDRTNLMTITGMLHFDDPVSYGAVRQQLKERLLPFKRFRQRVVNEHTPFRRPTWEVDEQFDIDCHLHHVALPEPQGKAEFQSFVGDLLSQPVDHDKPLWQGYLVEGAGDGNALVMRIHHALGDGFAMMYVLLGLADDPSEINLPIRGVPSPPDHAADEDATSPGSPSASPSATDADADDGPGVLASLSKAPSLLVRGARATKIGTESMFLPKESETAVTGELGLKKRAAWTAPIDVDRAKRVGRAFDGTINDVLLATTTGALRRYMEAHDGHVDPDAEHRTAIPVNLKPLDRRDEQLGNAFGLGFLQLPVGIDSVQGRIDAIGERTGALRQGTQAWLMLTLLRTVGNLPMPFQDLAMWRFQNRASSVITNVPGPTDTFHFAGAEVSDMMFWVPTSQGVGLGISIYSYDGDVRVGIASDAGLVDDPTELTEAFTDEFEAIAQQVDIEPIPADD
- a CDS encoding DUF7504 family protein → MRELSDLAGVPPAVSGASAVLVRAPGLHDDRENACATLSLAGGPTGVVAVTYRGTAAEWLERLRGHRNSPEAVQVVTVGDALGTPESSGASGAVVRRVENPDDLTGLEITVGEAIAALPDRPSTLCFDSLTALLQYAEVEEAYRLLHPLVERLHAAGAVGHFHVDPVALEDQDLTALTGLFDAVVELGDGIVEVRTSTGVGPDDGVGDGGDDG